One Thiocapsa bogorovii DNA segment encodes these proteins:
- a CDS encoding 2-oxoacid:acceptor oxidoreductase family protein, producing the protein MFGKPKFANKDEKQVKYPGTRMAMDGNTAVIMCEREASDAAGAYPITPSTQMGEYWSEEVAKGHLNVSGNPLIFVEPESEHAAAAVTAGMSMTGLRAVNFSSAQGVAFMHESLYAAVGKRLPYVLNIGARAITKSSLNVHCAHDDYHCIDDTGFTQVYGKSAQEAADLNLIARKIAELTLTPAAVGQDGFLTTHLIEPLLVPERELIAEFCGRPDDIIACPTPAQKLVYGPTRRRVPMVWDVDNPVTSGSVQNQDAYMQAVAAQRPYFFDHIEPIAEQVMDEFHALTGRRYQRVGGYRTEDADYLILGQGSMITQAEAVTDYLRETRKLKVGVVNLTMYRPFPGDLIGQMLKGRKGVAVLERTDQPLAEDLPVMREVRSALTKCLENGSVEKGERMPYPDYAVYRQGDMPRLYSGCYGLGSRDLQPEGLIAAIENMLPGGAHRKFFYLSVDFIRKPFDPKDEIRIQALKDAYPHIGELALRGSENPNLLPKGAITVRMHSVGGWGAVTTGKNLAMTLYDLLGFDIRANPKYGSEKKGQPTTYFLSAAPEPIRLNCEYTYVDVVLSPDPNVFTHSNPLAGLDRGGRFIVQSSLDNPEQVWASFPPAARKYIVEHEIRVYYIDGFKIAREEASDPELQIRMQGNTFQGAFFAASPLMERAGLDEAGLFSAMEEQIRHKFGAKGERVVQDNLRIVRRGFDEIVEIVDKPLISGQLLPRKEVGLPVMLKQLPEGDGGVTDVHRFWEQTGAFYASGRGSDNLADPHMALSLMPASSGVYRDMTQIRFTYPKYVPENCTACGNCFSVCPDSAIPGLVNRVSDIFAAAIARVERGMPTQHLRRETRNVEKRLRKLIDAAGDAPDMRELMDRAVLETLAAYQGEPEQKAAMEQEFGLMMQALGDYQFAVTKPYWNNREKKQKGSGGLFSITVNPYTCKGCNECIEVCDDGALVSEPQTTETIEQMRAKWDFWLDLPTTGPEFIRIDDLDDKIGALETLLLDKSNYQSMVSGDGSCMGCGEKTVIHLFTATVAALMQPRVKRHLADLDDLINRLETHVRLKLAAKIDLTNSAAISKAVNAHKDADLRLSDLSAELDHDRSAEPVDPEWLTWVTGVLDKLRHLKSQYTAVQPRSSMGIVNATGCSSVWGATFPFNPYPFPWSNHLFQDSPSIALGLFEGHMRKMGEGFKAIRMARLELERGYNPAEHGEALTYFGWKDFSDEEWLLCPPVVAVGGDGAMYDIGFQNLSRALMSGHPVKIMVLDTQVYSNTGGQSCTSGFIGQVADMAPYGKVGKGKTEIRKEMGLIGMAHRTSFVLNGAAGNLTHLLEGFIDGLNARHPALFNIYTSCQPEHGIGDEMSTHQSRMAIESRAYPLFRFDPDAGTSFEECCSIEGNRNIDQDWISWTLKYTDEKGEPAEMTVPFTFADFAMTEGRFRKHFRKAPPETWNDAMIPMAEFLEMDEDARIGHFPYVWGVDGKNRLMRVLVSQELVASCEERRAFWTQLRGICGHLNKVDVEQVRNQAKAEMAQKLTSSLLAMAGGDVGALASFAGGGNGHGGNGASAASGNGAGNGVATDWEPVWVETPECTACDECITINPKIFKYNAEKKVEVIDPKGGSYQDIVKAAEKCTAGCIHPGTPWNPAEAGLEKLLKRAAKYQ; encoded by the coding sequence ATGTTCGGAAAGCCCAAGTTCGCAAATAAGGACGAGAAGCAGGTCAAGTATCCCGGAACACGGATGGCGATGGACGGCAACACCGCCGTGATCATGTGCGAGCGCGAAGCCTCGGACGCTGCCGGTGCCTATCCCATCACGCCTTCGACCCAGATGGGCGAGTATTGGTCCGAAGAGGTTGCCAAAGGTCACCTCAACGTGTCGGGAAACCCGCTGATCTTCGTCGAGCCCGAATCCGAGCACGCCGCAGCGGCGGTCACCGCCGGCATGTCCATGACCGGCCTGCGCGCGGTGAACTTCTCCTCGGCTCAGGGCGTGGCCTTCATGCACGAGTCGCTCTACGCGGCGGTCGGCAAGCGTCTGCCCTATGTGCTCAACATCGGCGCGCGCGCCATCACCAAGTCGAGCCTGAACGTGCATTGCGCGCACGACGATTATCACTGCATCGACGACACCGGTTTCACCCAGGTCTACGGCAAGAGCGCGCAAGAGGCGGCGGATCTGAACCTGATCGCCCGCAAGATCGCCGAGCTGACCTTGACGCCCGCCGCGGTGGGTCAAGACGGCTTTCTAACCACCCATCTGATCGAGCCGTTGCTCGTCCCCGAGCGTGAGTTGATCGCCGAGTTTTGCGGTCGCCCCGACGACATCATCGCCTGCCCGACCCCGGCCCAAAAGTTGGTCTACGGACCGACCCGGCGCCGCGTCCCCATGGTTTGGGACGTCGACAACCCGGTGACATCGGGCTCCGTGCAAAACCAAGACGCCTACATGCAGGCCGTCGCCGCCCAGCGCCCTTACTTCTTCGATCACATCGAGCCGATTGCCGAGCAGGTGATGGACGAATTCCATGCACTGACCGGGCGGCGCTATCAGCGTGTCGGCGGATACCGCACCGAGGATGCCGACTACCTCATCCTCGGCCAAGGCAGCATGATCACCCAGGCCGAGGCGGTGACCGATTACCTGCGCGAGACCCGCAAGCTCAAGGTCGGCGTCGTCAACCTGACGATGTACCGGCCTTTTCCGGGCGATCTCATCGGGCAAATGCTCAAAGGCAGAAAGGGCGTGGCCGTGCTCGAACGCACCGACCAGCCGCTCGCGGAAGACCTTCCGGTGATGCGTGAGGTCCGCTCCGCCCTCACCAAGTGTCTGGAGAACGGCAGCGTCGAGAAGGGCGAGCGCATGCCCTATCCGGACTACGCCGTCTATCGCCAGGGCGACATGCCGCGACTCTATTCGGGGTGCTACGGGCTGGGCTCGCGCGATCTTCAGCCCGAGGGCCTGATCGCCGCGATCGAGAACATGCTTCCCGGTGGCGCGCACCGTAAATTCTTCTACCTGTCGGTCGACTTCATCCGCAAACCCTTCGACCCCAAGGACGAGATCCGCATCCAGGCCCTCAAGGACGCCTATCCGCACATCGGCGAGCTCGCCTTGCGCGGCAGCGAGAACCCGAACCTCCTGCCCAAGGGCGCCATCACGGTGCGCATGCACTCTGTCGGCGGCTGGGGTGCGGTCACGACCGGGAAAAACCTGGCGATGACCCTTTATGACTTGCTGGGTTTCGATATCCGCGCCAATCCCAAGTACGGCTCGGAGAAGAAGGGTCAGCCGACCACCTATTTCCTCTCTGCCGCACCCGAGCCGATTCGGCTCAACTGCGAATACACCTATGTCGACGTGGTTCTGAGCCCGGACCCGAACGTCTTCACGCACTCCAATCCGCTCGCCGGACTGGATCGGGGAGGGCGCTTCATCGTCCAGTCGAGCCTCGACAACCCGGAGCAGGTCTGGGCCAGCTTCCCGCCGGCCGCGCGCAAATACATCGTCGAGCACGAGATTCGCGTCTACTACATCGACGGCTTCAAGATCGCCCGTGAAGAGGCGTCCGATCCGGAGCTGCAGATCCGCATGCAGGGCAACACCTTCCAGGGAGCCTTCTTCGCCGCTTCCCCTCTGATGGAGCGCGCAGGGCTCGACGAGGCCGGACTCTTCTCCGCCATGGAGGAGCAGATCCGTCACAAGTTCGGCGCCAAGGGCGAGCGTGTCGTGCAGGACAACCTGCGCATCGTGCGCCGCGGCTTCGACGAGATCGTCGAGATCGTCGACAAGCCGCTGATCAGCGGTCAGCTGCTGCCCCGCAAGGAGGTCGGCCTGCCGGTCATGCTCAAACAGTTGCCCGAAGGCGACGGCGGCGTGACCGACGTGCATCGCTTCTGGGAGCAGACCGGCGCCTTCTACGCGAGCGGTCGCGGCAGCGACAATCTGGCCGATCCGCACATGGCCCTGTCGCTGATGCCCGCCTCCAGCGGCGTCTATCGCGACATGACGCAGATCCGCTTTACCTATCCCAAGTACGTCCCCGAGAACTGCACCGCCTGCGGCAACTGCTTCTCGGTCTGTCCCGACAGCGCCATCCCGGGTCTGGTCAACAGGGTCTCCGACATCTTTGCAGCCGCGATCGCCCGGGTGGAGCGCGGCATGCCCACCCAGCACCTGCGCCGCGAGACCCGCAACGTCGAGAAGCGTCTGCGCAAACTCATCGATGCGGCCGGGGATGCCCCCGACATGCGCGAGCTGATGGACCGCGCGGTGCTCGAGACCCTGGCCGCCTATCAGGGCGAGCCCGAGCAAAAGGCCGCGATGGAGCAGGAATTCGGCCTCATGATGCAGGCCCTCGGCGACTATCAATTCGCCGTCACCAAACCCTACTGGAACAACCGCGAGAAGAAGCAGAAAGGCAGCGGCGGACTCTTCAGCATCACCGTCAACCCCTATACCTGCAAGGGCTGCAACGAGTGTATCGAGGTCTGCGACGACGGCGCCCTTGTCTCCGAGCCCCAGACCACGGAAACCATCGAGCAGATGCGCGCCAAGTGGGACTTCTGGCTCGACCTGCCGACGACAGGTCCGGAGTTCATCCGCATCGATGATCTGGACGACAAGATCGGCGCGCTCGAGACCTTGCTGCTCGACAAGTCGAACTACCAATCGATGGTCTCGGGCGACGGCTCCTGCATGGGCTGCGGCGAGAAGACCGTCATTCACCTCTTCACCGCCACCGTCGCGGCGTTGATGCAACCCCGTGTCAAGCGTCACCTCGCCGATCTCGACGACCTGATCAACCGACTCGAGACCCATGTCCGGTTGAAGCTCGCCGCCAAGATCGACCTGACCAATTCGGCAGCGATCAGTAAAGCGGTCAACGCACACAAGGACGCGGACCTGCGCCTGTCCGACCTATCCGCCGAGCTGGATCATGACCGCAGCGCCGAGCCGGTCGATCCCGAGTGGCTGACCTGGGTGACGGGTGTTCTCGACAAGCTGCGTCATCTCAAGTCGCAGTACACCGCCGTCCAACCACGCTCATCCATGGGGATCGTCAACGCCACCGGCTGCTCCTCGGTCTGGGGCGCAACCTTCCCCTTCAATCCTTATCCCTTTCCCTGGTCGAATCATCTCTTCCAGGATTCGCCCTCGATCGCACTCGGTCTCTTCGAAGGCCACATGCGCAAGATGGGCGAGGGCTTCAAGGCGATCCGCATGGCGCGTCTGGAGCTCGAGCGGGGCTACAACCCGGCCGAGCACGGCGAGGCACTGACCTATTTCGGCTGGAAAGACTTCTCCGACGAAGAGTGGCTGCTCTGTCCGCCGGTCGTCGCGGTCGGCGGCGACGGGGCTATGTACGACATCGGCTTCCAAAACCTCTCGCGTGCGCTCATGTCCGGCCACCCGGTCAAGATCATGGTGCTCGACACCCAGGTCTACTCCAATACGGGTGGTCAGTCCTGCACCTCCGGCTTCATCGGCCAGGTCGCCGACATGGCCCCCTACGGCAAAGTCGGCAAAGGCAAGACCGAGATCCGCAAGGAGATGGGCCTGATCGGTATGGCTCACCGCACCAGCTTCGTGCTCAACGGCGCGGCCGGCAATCTCACGCATCTGCTCGAGGGCTTCATCGACGGACTCAATGCCCGTCACCCGGCGCTGTTCAACATCTACACCAGCTGCCAACCCGAGCACGGCATCGGCGACGAGATGTCCACGCATCAAAGCCGGATGGCCATCGAGTCCCGCGCCTATCCGCTCTTCCGCTTCGACCCGGATGCCGGCACCAGCTTCGAGGAATGCTGCTCCATCGAGGGCAACCGGAACATCGACCAGGACTGGATCAGCTGGACGCTGAAGTACACCGACGAGAAGGGCGAGCCGGCCGAGATGACCGTCCCCTTTACCTTCGCGGACTTTGCGATGACCGAGGGCCGGTTCCGCAAACACTTCCGCAAGGCCCCGCCCGAGACCTGGAACGACGCCATGATCCCCATGGCCGAGTTCCTGGAGATGGACGAGGACGCACGCATCGGGCACTTCCCCTACGTCTGGGGCGTGGACGGCAAGAACCGTTTGATGCGTGTCCTGGTTTCCCAAGAGCTGGTTGCCTCCTGCGAAGAGCGCCGTGCCTTCTGGACACAGCTGCGCGGCATCTGCGGCCATCTCAATAAGGTCGACGTCGAGCAGGTGCGCAACCAGGCCAAGGCCGAGATGGCGCAAAAGCTCACCAGCAGCCTGCTCGCCATGGCCGGCGGCGACGTCGGAGCATTGGCATCCTTCGCGGGCGGCGGCAACGGCCACGGCGGCAACGGTGCCTCGGCAGCGAGCGGCAATGGCGCCGGCAACGGCGTAGCGACCGACTGGGAGCCGGTCTGGGTCGAGACCCCGGAATGCACCGCCTGCGATGAGTGCATCACGATCAACCCGAAGATCTTCAAATACAACGCCGAGAAAAAGGTCGAGGTGATCGATCCCAAGGGCGGCTCCTACCAGGACATCGTGAAGGCCGCCGAGAAGTGCACCGCCGGCTGCATCCACCCGGGGACCCCCTGGAACCCGGCCGAGGCCGGCCTGGAGAAGCTGCTTAAGCGTGCGGCGAAGTACCAGTAG
- the rsxC gene encoding electron transport complex subunit RsxC has translation MGLFSLFQRHRTFDHGIYPVEHKELTADKPIRRLPFAPELVIPLAQHKGAPAVPLVKVGQEVVRGEPIARAEGFVSVPMHAPATGVIRAIALTPTADGPKTQAIFLKVYEAASQEVLYDLERDLDTMTSEEIVAAVQDAGLVGLGGAAFPSHVKLKPPAGKVIETVVVNGCECEPYLTCDHRIMLEQSDALIRGIKLALKATGAKRAIIGVEDNKLDAVAHLRAVLPKDLPITAEAVETKYPQGAEKMLIKSLLRKEVPVGGLPADIGVAVYNVGTLAQMGDLLPRGRGLIERVVTVSGPAVANPGNFMVPIGTPLRFLLEQVGLAADRVGEVILGGPMMGMAVASLDVPVTKAVSGVVALEREDPDLDRRKVYPCIKCAECLKACPVSLNPSMLGELALARQYERMAEEFNLNQCFECGCCAYVCPSNIPLTQYFRIAKSINRDRNA, from the coding sequence ATGGGTCTTTTCAGTCTCTTCCAACGCCATCGCACCTTCGACCACGGCATCTACCCGGTCGAGCACAAGGAGCTGACGGCGGACAAGCCGATCCGGCGGCTCCCCTTTGCGCCCGAGCTGGTCATCCCGCTCGCCCAGCATAAGGGGGCGCCGGCCGTGCCCTTGGTCAAGGTCGGCCAGGAGGTTGTGCGGGGCGAGCCGATCGCCCGCGCCGAGGGCTTCGTGTCGGTCCCCATGCATGCCCCGGCGACCGGGGTGATCCGGGCGATCGCGCTGACACCCACAGCCGACGGACCCAAGACGCAAGCGATCTTCCTCAAGGTCTACGAGGCCGCGAGCCAAGAGGTACTCTATGACCTGGAGCGCGACCTCGACACGATGACGTCCGAGGAGATCGTCGCGGCCGTGCAGGATGCCGGGTTGGTCGGACTCGGCGGCGCGGCCTTCCCGAGCCATGTCAAGCTGAAGCCACCGGCGGGGAAGGTGATCGAGACGGTCGTCGTCAACGGCTGCGAATGCGAGCCCTACCTGACCTGCGACCATCGGATCATGCTCGAGCAGAGCGATGCCTTGATCCGCGGCATCAAGCTCGCGCTCAAGGCGACCGGCGCCAAGCGGGCCATCATCGGTGTCGAGGACAACAAGCTCGACGCGGTCGCGCACCTGCGGGCGGTCTTGCCGAAGGATCTGCCGATCACCGCCGAAGCCGTCGAGACCAAATATCCGCAAGGCGCGGAGAAGATGCTCATCAAGAGCCTCCTGCGAAAAGAGGTTCCGGTCGGCGGCCTGCCGGCGGATATCGGCGTGGCGGTCTACAACGTCGGCACACTCGCCCAAATGGGCGATCTCTTGCCCAGGGGCAGGGGACTGATCGAGCGCGTTGTTACCGTAAGCGGTCCGGCGGTTGCCAACCCGGGCAACTTCATGGTCCCGATCGGTACACCCTTGCGGTTCCTGCTCGAGCAGGTCGGGCTCGCGGCGGACCGGGTCGGCGAGGTCATCCTCGGGGGCCCCATGATGGGCATGGCGGTCGCCTCGCTCGATGTGCCGGTAACGAAGGCCGTCTCGGGCGTCGTGGCACTGGAACGTGAAGACCCTGACCTGGACAGGCGTAAGGTCTATCCCTGTATCAAGTGTGCAGAATGTCTCAAGGCGTGCCCGGTCTCGCTCAATCCATCCATGCTCGGCGAGCTGGCGCTGGCCCGTCAGTACGAGCGCATGGCCGAGGAATTCAACCTGAACCAATGCTTCGAATGCGGTTGCTGCGCCTATGTGTGCCCCTCCAACATCCCGCTGACGCAGTATTTCCGGATCGCCAAATCGATCAATCGAGATCGCAATGCCTAA
- a CDS encoding COG3904 family protein gives MGRGQHSPMFRTLAFLFLGVSIATLVGCAVPGPMTDQTSDRRSDRSGGPISGSTRAPQGMSRDDWLRRVAACHLLRVGQNLDVAVTDSAVISAADKYGFRVDAIIERSNQLVVEYGSRGPALLEFATESCREVSEATGVTSTLVRFEPDGTLRSNWLRIDGVEISDGFAEKTIGELRRRRVVGLVINSPGGSVFEARKLGRYLRTMGLRTAVDQACTSACIDVLAGGAERYVTPNAKLGIHQSKVPRRFSSHEGGQRYVADAFLYLREMGIDPDVAIAAAAVPNNKILLISLSDALQTGLVTDVIERVE, from the coding sequence ATGGGAAGGGGGCAGCACAGCCCGATGTTCCGAACGCTGGCGTTTCTCTTTTTGGGCGTTTCGATCGCCACTCTTGTCGGCTGCGCCGTGCCCGGCCCGATGACCGACCAGACGTCGGATCGCCGCTCGGACCGGAGCGGCGGCCCGATCTCGGGCTCGACCCGCGCCCCGCAAGGCATGAGCCGAGACGATTGGTTGCGTCGGGTCGCGGCCTGTCATCTGCTGCGTGTCGGTCAGAATCTAGACGTGGCCGTGACCGACTCGGCGGTGATCTCCGCCGCCGACAAGTACGGCTTCCGTGTCGACGCGATCATCGAACGATCCAATCAGCTGGTCGTCGAGTATGGTTCCCGTGGACCGGCCCTGCTCGAATTCGCGACCGAATCCTGTCGGGAAGTTTCCGAAGCCACCGGCGTGACATCCACCCTGGTCCGGTTCGAGCCGGACGGGACCCTGCGATCGAACTGGCTGCGCATCGACGGTGTCGAGATATCCGATGGATTCGCCGAGAAGACGATCGGCGAGCTGCGCAGGCGCAGAGTCGTCGGCCTGGTGATCAACAGCCCCGGGGGCTCGGTCTTCGAAGCGCGCAAGCTCGGACGCTACCTGCGGACCATGGGTCTGCGCACGGCGGTTGATCAGGCCTGTACCTCGGCCTGCATTGATGTACTCGCGGGCGGCGCCGAACGCTACGTCACGCCCAATGCGAAACTGGGGATCCATCAGAGCAAGGTCCCGAGGCGGTTCAGCAGCCATGAGGGCGGGCAGCGCTACGTCGCCGACGCCTTCCTCTATCTCCGCGAGATGGGCATCGATCCGGATGTCGCCATCGCCGCCGCCGCCGTGCCCAACAACAAGATTCTTCTGATCTCGCTGTCCGACGCACTGCAGACCGGTCTGGTCACGGACGTGATCGAGCGCGTGGAGTAG
- a CDS encoding RnfABCDGE type electron transport complex subunit D translates to MPKPIEIRTSPHLKRAISVDRIMRNVVFALLPICAFAVFQFGLSALLLILTTTGAAIATEWFFARASGQGNTVSDWSVVITGILLALTLPPGFPLWMAAVAAFVGVALGKALFGGLGYNVMNPALVGRAFVQAAFPVAITTWTPAFAPGRFTEVIPSTFTLPFMQPTPVKDWIMGLQLDAWTGATPLALQKFQQIEPPVTEVFTGMIAGSAGETSALLILICGLWLAFKRMLDWRIPVAVMAGAALTALPFWLMDSSVYPSPWFVLFSGGLMLGAWFMASDMVASPVTTSGVILYGLFIGIVTVVIRLFGGLVEGVMYAILLANAAGPLISSWTQPRVYGAIKKTREVE, encoded by the coding sequence ATGCCTAAGCCCATCGAGATCAGAACCTCCCCGCATCTGAAGCGGGCGATCAGCGTCGACCGGATCATGCGCAACGTGGTCTTTGCGCTCTTACCGATCTGTGCCTTCGCGGTCTTTCAATTCGGACTGAGTGCGCTGCTCTTGATCCTCACCACGACAGGCGCGGCGATCGCGACCGAGTGGTTTTTCGCGCGGGCGAGCGGGCAGGGCAATACCGTCTCGGATTGGTCCGTCGTCATCACGGGGATCCTGCTCGCGCTGACCTTGCCCCCGGGCTTTCCGCTCTGGATGGCGGCGGTCGCCGCCTTCGTCGGCGTGGCCTTGGGCAAGGCGCTGTTCGGCGGGCTGGGATACAACGTCATGAATCCGGCCCTGGTCGGGCGCGCCTTTGTGCAGGCGGCCTTCCCGGTCGCGATCACGACCTGGACCCCCGCGTTCGCGCCCGGTCGCTTCACCGAGGTCATCCCCTCGACCTTCACGCTGCCCTTCATGCAGCCGACCCCGGTCAAGGACTGGATCATGGGTCTCCAGCTCGACGCCTGGACCGGTGCCACGCCGCTTGCACTGCAGAAGTTCCAGCAGATCGAGCCGCCGGTCACCGAGGTCTTCACCGGGATGATCGCCGGTTCCGCCGGCGAGACCTCCGCTCTCCTGATCCTGATCTGCGGACTCTGGCTCGCCTTCAAACGCATGCTGGACTGGCGCATCCCCGTCGCCGTAATGGCCGGTGCGGCGCTCACGGCGCTGCCCTTTTGGTTGATGGACAGCAGTGTCTATCCGAGCCCCTGGTTCGTGCTCTTCTCGGGCGGACTCATGCTCGGGGCCTGGTTCATGGCCAGCGACATGGTCGCCTCGCCGGTTACCACCAGCGGCGTCATCCTCTACGGACTCTTCATCGGCATCGTGACGGTCGTGATCCGTCTGTTCGGCGGCCTCGTGGAGGGCGTGATGTACGCGATCCTGCTCGCCAATGCCGCCGGACCCTTGATCTCGAGCTGGACACAGCCGCGGGTCTACGGCGCGATCAAGAAGACGCGGGAGGTCGAGTAG
- a CDS encoding FMN-binding protein, with product MSIKVEVQPGGPTGPGAQIAPSWPMLRTLAGIAILSGLLVVLVYQATKPIIAENERILTEQAVFEVLPGAVSKVDFVLTDQGLAPAGEGAVGVTVFAGFGADGRLRGIAFPGAARGYQDVIQFLFGYDPACECIIGSKVLRSTETPGLGDKIDSDPAFLENFVSLDASLNPEGTGLANPIVLVAHGTKTDPWQIDGISGATISGKAMARAANDAAERFVPNIRRDLAKLAAAAP from the coding sequence ATGAGCATCAAGGTTGAGGTTCAACCCGGGGGTCCGACGGGGCCGGGTGCGCAGATCGCACCCAGCTGGCCGATGCTGCGCACCCTGGCCGGCATCGCGATCCTCTCGGGCCTCCTGGTGGTCCTGGTCTATCAGGCGACCAAGCCGATCATCGCCGAGAACGAGCGAATCCTGACCGAGCAGGCGGTCTTCGAAGTACTGCCGGGCGCCGTTTCGAAGGTCGACTTCGTGCTGACCGATCAAGGTTTGGCGCCGGCGGGCGAGGGTGCGGTCGGCGTGACCGTGTTCGCCGGATTCGGAGCCGACGGACGTCTGCGCGGCATCGCTTTTCCCGGCGCCGCGCGCGGCTATCAAGACGTGATCCAGTTCCTCTTCGGCTACGATCCCGCGTGCGAGTGCATCATCGGCAGCAAGGTCTTGCGATCGACCGAAACACCGGGGCTGGGGGATAAGATCGACTCGGATCCGGCCTTTCTCGAGAACTTCGTGTCGCTCGACGCCAGCCTGAACCCCGAAGGCACGGGCCTGGCCAATCCGATTGTCCTGGTCGCGCACGGCACCAAGACTGACCCCTGGCAGATCGACGGCATCTCGGGTGCAACCATCTCGGGCAAGGCGATGGCTCGGGCGGCAAACGATGCCGCGGAGCGCTTTGTGCCAAA
- a CDS encoding (Fe-S)-binding protein has product MASILTAVGFMAALGVLLALILILANRRLYVYEDPRIDQVEDLLPRANCGACGTAGCRPFAEMLVKGEIAPGRCTVNSPAMNTLIADFLGVDLGAEEKRVARLACAGGAHVAFLRASYGGLESCRAAALVSGGGKGCSWGCLGMGDCAEVCDFDAIRLDRHGLPIVDASKCTACGDCVTVCPKDLFSLHAISHRLWVACKNLDPGDEGEHECDVVCTACGRCAQDSPEGLIEICDNLAVVDYAKNALASKVAIERCPTGAIVWLEPDGRIVKGKDARKVFRKEALPLA; this is encoded by the coding sequence ATGGCATCCATCTTGACCGCTGTGGGTTTCATGGCCGCACTCGGCGTGCTGCTCGCCCTGATCCTGATCCTGGCGAATCGGCGGCTGTACGTCTACGAAGACCCGCGTATCGATCAGGTCGAAGACTTGCTGCCGCGCGCGAACTGCGGTGCCTGCGGTACGGCGGGGTGTCGACCGTTCGCCGAGATGCTGGTCAAGGGTGAGATTGCGCCCGGCCGGTGCACCGTGAACTCGCCCGCGATGAACACGCTCATCGCCGATTTTTTGGGTGTGGACCTCGGCGCCGAAGAAAAGCGTGTGGCACGCCTGGCCTGCGCCGGCGGGGCCCACGTCGCCTTCCTGCGGGCCTCCTACGGCGGTCTGGAATCCTGCCGCGCAGCCGCCTTGGTCTCCGGCGGCGGGAAGGGTTGCTCATGGGGCTGCCTGGGCATGGGCGATTGCGCCGAGGTCTGCGACTTCGATGCGATCCGACTCGATCGTCACGGCCTGCCGATCGTCGATGCCTCCAAGTGCACCGCCTGCGGTGATTGCGTCACCGTCTGTCCGAAAGATCTCTTCAGCCTGCATGCGATCAGCCATCGCCTGTGGGTTGCGTGCAAGAACCTGGACCCGGGAGACGAGGGCGAGCATGAATGCGATGTCGTCTGCACCGCGTGCGGACGCTGCGCTCAGGATTCGCCCGAGGGTTTGATCGAGATTTGCGACAACCTGGCCGTCGTGGATTACGCCAAGAACGCGCTCGCCTCGAAGGTCGCGATCGAGCGCTGCCCGACCGGCGCCATTGTTTGGCTTGAACCCGACGGTCGGATCGTCAAAGGGAAGGACGCCAGAAAGGTGTTCCGCAAAGAGGCGTTGCCGTTGGCTTGA